One window from the genome of Rufibacter tibetensis encodes:
- a CDS encoding LacI family DNA-binding transcriptional regulator, which yields MEKDITIYDIARELDLSPTTISRALNDHPAVNKKTKQRISDAAAQMGYRSNLFASNLRTQRTNTIGVIVPRLNSPFMSSVLAGMEKVANDAGYNLIISQSLETLQKEVANAKTMFDSRVDGLLVSLSYETENIDHFLNIINKGIPVIFYDRVAEHRNCTSIVIDNLQAAYQATSHLIEQGCTNIVNITGNLKRNVYSDRLKGYKYALIDHNLAYNDANVIINNLSEEAGEEAAKKILKMDPLPDGIFVSNDTCAVSCIKTLKQAGVSVPRDIAVVGFNNDAISRVVEPNLTTINYPGQEMGEVAVRVLLLQMGGNTERIPSNTINLRSELIIRDSSLRSKISTKKKAILI from the coding sequence ATGGAGAAGGATATCACGATATACGACATAGCAAGAGAACTGGACTTGTCTCCCACTACTATTAGCAGGGCCTTGAATGACCACCCGGCGGTGAACAAGAAGACAAAACAGAGAATCTCTGATGCGGCTGCGCAGATGGGGTATCGTTCTAATCTATTTGCCAGTAATCTTAGAACGCAGCGCACCAATACCATTGGGGTCATTGTTCCCCGGTTGAACAGCCCCTTTATGTCTTCTGTCCTGGCAGGTATGGAAAAAGTGGCGAATGATGCAGGCTATAACCTGATCATCAGCCAGTCATTGGAGACGTTGCAGAAAGAAGTTGCCAATGCCAAAACCATGTTTGACAGCCGGGTAGACGGTTTACTGGTTTCCTTGTCTTATGAGACCGAGAACATTGACCACTTTCTGAATATCATCAACAAAGGCATTCCGGTAATTTTTTACGACAGGGTAGCAGAGCACCGTAACTGTACCAGCATTGTCATTGACAACCTTCAGGCAGCCTACCAGGCCACTTCGCATTTAATTGAACAGGGTTGCACCAACATTGTCAACATCACAGGTAACCTGAAAAGGAACGTGTATTCAGATCGTCTTAAGGGGTACAAGTATGCTTTAATTGACCACAATCTGGCGTATAATGATGCAAATGTCATCATCAACAACCTGAGTGAAGAAGCCGGCGAAGAAGCAGCGAAAAAGATCCTGAAGATGGATCCTTTGCCGGATGGCATCTTTGTGTCAAACGACACTTGCGCGGTGAGTTGCATCAAGACCTTAAAACAAGCAGGCGTTTCAGTACCCAGAGACATTGCCGTAGTAGGCTTCAACAATGACGCCATCTCCAGAGTAGTGGAGCCAAATCTGACAACCATCAATTACCCGGGTCAGGAAATGGGAGAAGTAGCTGTAAGGGTTTTACTGTTGCAGATGGGTGGCAATACGGAACGTATTCCCAGCAATACCATTAATCTACGATCTGAGCTGATCATCCGGGACTCCTCGCTGAGAAGCAAGATTAGCACTAAAAAGAAAGCAATCCTTATATAA
- a CDS encoding alpha-glucuronidase family glycosyl hydrolase, producing the protein MSKKIVIRLALLFSLIFWQSAAQAEDGYRLWQRYDLIQNKDLLKQYRKALEDVTVQGSSPTLTVVKDELQMGLSGLLGFKVTVSDKATKRGLVAGTPETSSLIKEMGLEQKLNEVGQEGFLLLSQKHKGKDYTVIAANSEKGVMYGTFHLLKLLQTQQSLKDLNVSNSPKTKLRILNHWDNLDRTVERGYAGFSIWDWHKLPDYIDHRYIDYARANASIGINGTVLTNVNANSLVLTPEYLKKVKALADVFRPYGIKVYLTARFSSPIELGKLKTADPLNPEVKAWWKNKVNEIYTYIPDFGGFTVKANSEGQPGPQNYNRSHADGANMMAEVLAPKGGIVMWRAFVYDNNVPDDRHKQAYTEFKPLDGTFQGNVMVQVKNGAIDFQPREPFHPLFGAMPKTPLMMEFQITQEYLGQGTHLAYLAPMFKETLESDTYAKGNGSTVAKVVDGSLNNHAISGMAGVANIGNDINWTSHPFGQANWYAFGRLAWDHALTSEDIADEWIKMTFSNSPAQVAPIKKMMMGSREAVVNYMTPMGLHHLMGWSHHYGPGPWIKDKPRADWTSVYYHRADEKGIGFDRTKTGSNALSQYAPEVQALWGNPTTCPEEVLLWFHHVAWDAKTKSGRTLWDELCYRYSGGVDSVRTMQKTWNALEGQVDKERHQQVKQYLAIQEKDARWWRDACLLYFQTFSKRPIPQELEKPQGTLEEYMKIDPKFAPGI; encoded by the coding sequence ATGAGCAAGAAAATAGTTATTCGACTCGCCCTTCTGTTCTCTCTAATCTTCTGGCAGAGTGCTGCCCAGGCGGAAGACGGTTATCGTCTTTGGCAACGCTATGATCTAATTCAAAACAAAGACCTGCTGAAACAATACCGCAAAGCTCTTGAGGACGTAACGGTACAAGGTTCCTCCCCTACCCTGACGGTAGTGAAAGATGAACTGCAAATGGGTTTGAGTGGTCTTTTGGGTTTTAAGGTGACAGTGTCTGATAAAGCGACCAAAAGAGGTTTGGTGGCAGGCACGCCAGAAACATCTTCGCTCATCAAGGAAATGGGCCTGGAACAGAAACTGAATGAAGTGGGCCAGGAAGGTTTTCTGCTGCTTTCCCAAAAACACAAAGGAAAAGACTACACCGTTATTGCCGCTAACTCTGAAAAAGGCGTGATGTACGGCACCTTCCATCTCCTTAAGTTGCTGCAAACCCAGCAAAGCCTCAAAGACCTGAACGTCAGCAACAGCCCCAAAACCAAACTGCGCATCTTAAACCACTGGGACAACCTGGACCGCACCGTGGAGCGCGGATACGCCGGCTTCTCTATCTGGGACTGGCACAAACTGCCAGATTACATTGACCATCGCTACATTGACTACGCCCGCGCCAACGCTTCAATTGGCATCAACGGTACGGTGCTTACCAACGTGAACGCCAATTCGCTGGTGCTTACCCCAGAATACCTCAAGAAAGTAAAAGCCTTAGCCGATGTGTTCCGTCCGTACGGCATCAAAGTCTATTTGACAGCACGCTTCAGCTCACCTATTGAATTAGGCAAACTAAAAACGGCTGATCCGTTGAACCCTGAGGTAAAAGCATGGTGGAAAAACAAGGTGAACGAGATTTACACCTATATTCCTGATTTTGGCGGGTTTACGGTAAAAGCAAACTCTGAAGGACAGCCCGGCCCCCAGAATTACAATCGATCTCATGCAGACGGTGCCAACATGATGGCCGAGGTACTGGCCCCTAAAGGTGGCATTGTGATGTGGCGTGCCTTCGTGTATGACAACAATGTGCCCGATGACCGTCACAAGCAAGCGTACACCGAGTTCAAGCCATTGGATGGCACCTTCCAGGGCAATGTGATGGTGCAGGTAAAGAACGGCGCCATTGACTTCCAGCCCCGGGAGCCTTTCCATCCACTGTTCGGCGCCATGCCTAAAACGCCGCTCATGATGGAGTTTCAGATCACGCAGGAATACCTTGGGCAAGGCACCCACTTGGCGTATTTGGCTCCAATGTTCAAAGAAACCTTGGAGTCTGACACGTATGCCAAGGGCAATGGTTCTACCGTGGCAAAAGTAGTAGACGGAAGTTTAAACAACCACGCCATCTCGGGCATGGCCGGCGTCGCCAACATTGGGAACGACATCAACTGGACCAGCCATCCGTTTGGGCAAGCCAACTGGTACGCCTTCGGCCGCTTAGCCTGGGACCATGCCTTAACCTCTGAAGACATTGCCGACGAGTGGATTAAAATGACATTTTCTAACTCTCCGGCGCAAGTAGCGCCTATCAAAAAAATGATGATGGGCTCCCGCGAAGCAGTGGTGAATTACATGACGCCTATGGGCTTGCACCACCTCATGGGTTGGAGCCACCACTACGGCCCGGGACCATGGATCAAAGATAAGCCGCGCGCTGACTGGACTTCCGTGTATTACCACCGCGCCGATGAAAAAGGCATAGGCTTTGACCGCACCAAGACCGGTAGCAACGCCCTTTCGCAGTACGCTCCAGAAGTGCAGGCGCTATGGGGAAACCCTACTACCTGCCCAGAGGAAGTGTTGCTTTGGTTCCACCACGTAGCCTGGGATGCGAAAACAAAATCCGGCAGAACGCTGTGGGACGAACTGTGCTATCGCTACTCTGGGGGCGTAGACTCTGTAAGAACCATGCAGAAAACCTGGAATGCATTGGAAGGACAAGTAGACAAGGAAAGACACCAGCAAGTGAAGCAGTACCTGGCCATCCAGGAAAAGGATGCCCGTTGGTGGCGCGATGCCTGTCTGCTGTATTTCCAGACGTTTTCCAAAAGACCTATTCCGCAAGAACTTGAAAAGCCACAAGGCACTTTAGAGGAGTATATGAAAATAGATCCCAAATTTGCGCCTGGCATTTAA
- a CDS encoding SDR family NAD(P)-dependent oxidoreductase — MTQNTASKTAIVTGGASGIGLAIVEKFIQQNIKTIVIGRDEQKLKDVKDKFGELCITESYDLSNLEGIPALVERLAQEHGRLDILVNNAGINQKKPFVEVTDEEFQRINTTNVTAVFALSREVVKTMLPHGDGSIVNISSMASQYGIPKVISYTASKSAIEGMTRAMATELSPMGIRINCVAPGFIRTAMSATAMKSDPERMNRALSRTPMGDFGSPADVAEAVYFFASDGARYVTGTVLPVDGGNSIGF; from the coding sequence ATGACTCAAAACACCGCATCTAAAACCGCCATTGTTACTGGTGGTGCCTCAGGAATAGGCCTGGCCATTGTAGAGAAGTTTATCCAGCAAAACATCAAAACCATTGTCATAGGCCGCGATGAGCAGAAACTAAAAGATGTAAAAGACAAATTTGGGGAGCTTTGCATTACAGAATCGTATGACCTGAGCAACCTGGAAGGTATTCCGGCTCTGGTAGAAAGACTGGCTCAGGAGCACGGCAGGCTGGATATTCTGGTGAACAACGCGGGCATTAACCAGAAAAAGCCTTTTGTGGAGGTAACTGATGAGGAATTCCAGCGCATCAACACCACAAACGTGACGGCTGTCTTCGCCTTGAGCCGCGAAGTGGTGAAAACAATGTTGCCGCACGGAGATGGTTCTATCGTGAACATCAGTTCCATGGCCTCGCAGTACGGTATCCCGAAGGTAATTTCCTACACCGCTTCTAAATCGGCGATAGAGGGAATGACCCGCGCCATGGCCACCGAGCTTTCCCCGATGGGCATCCGGATCAACTGCGTAGCCCCGGGTTTTATCAGAACTGCTATGTCGGCTACCGCTATGAAAAGTGACCCTGAGCGTATGAACCGGGCCCTAAGCCGCACACCAATGGGTGATTTCGGATCTCCCGCCGATGTGGCCGAAGCGGTGTATTTCTTTGCTTCAGATGGCGCCAGGTATGTGACTGGAACCGTGTTACCGGTAGACGGAGGGAACTCCATCGGTTTCTAA
- a CDS encoding endo-1,4-beta-xylanase → MRKNKIMLAAGVVIASLGCVSGTLNQGQPSLKQIFKDDFYIGAALNYQQAAGKDPKAEAIIAQHFSTITPENLLKWGNVHPQPDTYNFKPADDFVALGKKHKQFIVGHTLTWHQQTPDWVFESEPGKSATKEQLLKRQTEHIMAVAGRYKGQINGWDVVNEALNDDGTLRQSKWYKITGEEYLANAFATARKADPKAELYYNDYNMWKPAKADGAIKLVKSLQAKGLKVDGIGMQGHYGLENPSIQQIEESIIKFSKVGKVMFTEVDIDVLPNPSNRQGADIDATFDFDQKYNVYTNGLPEEVQQKLAKRYAELFALFHKHRDKITRVTFWGVTDRDSWLNDWPIKGRTSYPMIFDRNYQPKPAFHAIVNSKKKAK, encoded by the coding sequence ATGAGAAAAAACAAAATCATGTTAGCGGCCGGGGTTGTCATCGCCTCCCTAGGGTGCGTTTCTGGTACGCTAAACCAGGGACAGCCTTCCCTGAAGCAAATCTTCAAGGATGATTTCTATATTGGAGCCGCGCTCAACTACCAGCAGGCTGCTGGTAAGGACCCCAAAGCAGAAGCTATCATCGCTCAGCACTTCAGCACCATCACCCCAGAGAATCTCTTGAAATGGGGCAACGTGCACCCGCAACCTGATACCTACAACTTTAAACCCGCCGATGATTTTGTTGCACTGGGCAAGAAGCACAAGCAGTTTATTGTAGGCCATACCTTAACCTGGCATCAGCAAACCCCAGATTGGGTGTTTGAATCTGAGCCCGGCAAATCTGCCACCAAAGAACAACTTCTGAAACGGCAAACCGAGCACATCATGGCAGTAGCCGGCCGGTACAAAGGCCAGATCAATGGTTGGGATGTAGTGAACGAAGCCTTAAACGATGACGGCACCCTGCGCCAAAGCAAATGGTACAAGATCACCGGCGAGGAGTACCTGGCCAATGCATTTGCTACCGCTCGTAAAGCTGACCCTAAGGCGGAGCTGTACTACAATGATTACAACATGTGGAAGCCTGCCAAAGCCGATGGCGCCATTAAACTGGTGAAAAGCTTGCAAGCCAAAGGCTTGAAAGTAGACGGCATAGGCATGCAAGGACATTACGGTTTGGAAAACCCTTCTATCCAACAAATAGAAGAAAGCATCATCAAGTTTTCTAAAGTTGGCAAGGTGATGTTCACGGAGGTGGATATTGATGTGCTGCCTAACCCTAGCAACCGCCAGGGTGCTGATATTGACGCTACCTTTGATTTCGACCAGAAGTATAACGTGTACACCAACGGTTTACCAGAAGAAGTGCAACAGAAGCTGGCAAAACGCTATGCAGAGCTTTTCGCCTTATTTCACAAGCACAGAGACAAAATCACCCGTGTAACGTTCTGGGGAGTAACCGACAGAGATTCCTGGTTGAACGACTGGCCTATCAAAGGTCGCACCAGCTACCCAATGATCTTCGACCGCAACTACCAACCAAAACCAGCTTTCCACGCCATTGTGAACTCTAAGAAGAAGGCGAAGTAG
- a CDS encoding aminotransferase class IV, with amino-acid sequence MLSNHKLYAYLHEEILPLESAYLHVSDLAIQRGYGIFDFFKTHHGQPLFLEDYLNRFYASALLMGLEVPLSEEELVATITGLIQMNGLSESGVKMLLTGGYSENGYNPGPPNLIMMEQPLTLPSEAQVATGIKVITHEYVRELAAAKTINYIVGIKLIQQVKAKGADDVLYHQKGVVSEFPRSNFFLVKEDNTILTPAHEILKGITRKNVLELAGKKYRVEEGTVTLDDIAQAKEAFMTSTTKRVLPIVEVDGNPIGDGKPGTVSLDLLQDLIALEEAQITAV; translated from the coding sequence ATGTTATCAAACCATAAATTGTACGCGTACCTGCACGAAGAGATCCTGCCCCTGGAAAGCGCTTACCTTCACGTGAGTGACCTGGCCATTCAACGCGGCTACGGTATCTTTGACTTTTTCAAAACCCATCATGGACAACCACTTTTCCTGGAAGATTACCTCAATCGGTTCTATGCCTCGGCCTTGCTCATGGGGCTGGAGGTACCGCTTTCCGAAGAAGAGTTAGTAGCTACCATCACGGGGTTGATTCAGATGAACGGCCTCTCTGAATCTGGGGTGAAAATGCTTTTAACCGGCGGCTATTCTGAGAATGGATACAATCCTGGCCCACCTAACCTGATCATGATGGAACAGCCGCTTACCTTGCCCTCCGAAGCACAGGTGGCTACAGGCATCAAGGTCATCACGCATGAATATGTGCGGGAGCTGGCGGCGGCAAAAACCATCAACTATATTGTGGGAATAAAGCTCATTCAGCAGGTGAAAGCCAAAGGAGCCGATGATGTGTTATACCACCAGAAGGGCGTGGTGTCTGAGTTTCCGCGCAGTAACTTTTTTTTGGTGAAAGAAGACAATACCATCCTCACCCCAGCCCATGAAATTTTGAAAGGCATCACCCGTAAAAACGTGCTGGAACTAGCCGGCAAAAAGTACAGGGTGGAAGAAGGCACCGTTACGCTCGACGACATCGCGCAAGCAAAAGAAGCGTTCATGACCAGCACCACCAAACGCGTTCTGCCCATTGTAGAGGTAGACGGAAATCCAATAGGAGATGGAAAGCCGGGAACCGTGTCGCTGGATTTGTTGCAAGATCTTATTGCTTTGGAAGAAGCTCAAATAACGGCAGTGTAG
- a CDS encoding DmpA family aminopeptidase, with protein sequence MKQVFIICLFMMVFLAQTHAQQRKRLREYGIKIGVLPTGKLNAITDVAGVQVGQVTLNKGTEVRTGVSAILPHAGNLFQEKVLAAVYVGNGFGKLAGSSQVQELGNLESPIILTNTLSVATAMNAVITHTLQQPGNEKVQSVNALVGETNDGGLNDIRGRHVTEKHVLEAIQKAKDGEVEEGNVGAGTGTICFGFKGGIGTSSRKLPPSLGGYTVGVLVQTNFGGVLQIAGAPVGEELERFSFRQQIMEKADGSCMIVVATDAPVDARNLERMAKRAMLGLGKTGGIASNGSGDYVISFSAHPGLRVPYESRERTQTVTLLRNDEMSPLFMATIEATEEAILNSLFKAETIVGKDKNKVEALPLEKTLDILKKHHVIKP encoded by the coding sequence ATGAAACAAGTATTCATAATTTGTCTTTTCATGATGGTCTTTCTAGCTCAAACTCATGCCCAGCAACGGAAAAGGCTTAGGGAATATGGCATAAAAATAGGCGTTCTGCCCACCGGAAAGTTAAACGCCATCACCGATGTAGCCGGTGTGCAGGTGGGCCAGGTTACGCTGAACAAAGGCACCGAGGTGCGGACGGGTGTCAGCGCCATTCTGCCGCACGCCGGTAACCTGTTCCAGGAGAAAGTACTGGCGGCCGTGTACGTGGGCAACGGCTTTGGGAAGTTAGCCGGCAGTTCACAGGTGCAGGAGCTGGGAAACCTGGAGTCGCCCATTATCTTAACCAACACCCTGAGCGTAGCTACGGCCATGAACGCGGTGATTACCCACACCCTGCAACAGCCCGGCAATGAAAAGGTGCAATCGGTGAACGCCTTGGTGGGCGAAACCAATGACGGTGGCTTGAACGACATCAGGGGCCGTCACGTGACAGAGAAGCACGTGCTGGAAGCCATTCAGAAAGCGAAAGACGGAGAGGTGGAAGAGGGGAACGTAGGTGCGGGTACCGGTACCATCTGCTTCGGGTTCAAAGGCGGCATTGGAACCTCCTCCCGGAAATTGCCGCCTAGTTTAGGGGGATATACAGTAGGCGTGCTGGTGCAAACCAACTTTGGGGGCGTGCTGCAGATTGCCGGTGCTCCGGTAGGAGAGGAGCTCGAGCGTTTTTCATTCCGGCAGCAGATTATGGAGAAAGCCGATGGCTCCTGCATGATCGTGGTGGCCACCGATGCACCCGTAGATGCCCGCAACCTGGAGCGAATGGCTAAACGTGCTATGCTGGGCTTGGGCAAAACCGGCGGTATTGCCTCCAACGGCAGCGGTGATTACGTGATTTCTTTTTCTGCACACCCAGGGCTGCGGGTTCCGTATGAAAGTAGAGAGAGAACCCAAACGGTGACGCTGCTCAGAAATGATGAAATGTCTCCTTTGTTCATGGCCACCATTGAAGCCACCGAAGAAGCCATTCTCAATTCCCTGTTCAAAGCAGAAACCATTGTTGGAAAAGACAAAAACAAAGTAGAGGCACTGCCTCTGGAGAAAACCCTTGACATCTTAAAGAAACACCATGTTATCAAACCATAA
- a CDS encoding amidase has protein sequence MNRRNFLRSGSLAGISFSALGLGACATSVTSNTAQESTSATAEISPTDFQLNEATIQDLQRRMQSGELTSKAITQLYLDRIKAVDKSGPKTNSVIEVNPDAIQIAEAMDQERKAGKARGPLHGIPVMVKDNVDTHDKMSTSAGALALAENKATKDAFIVSQLRAAGAVLIGKTNLSEWANFRSTESSSGWSGRGGQTKNAYVLDRTPCGSSSGSGVAVSANLCVVAVGTETNGSIVCPSAVSGVVGFKPTVGLVSRSGIIPISHTQDTAGPIARTVTDAAILLGMLAGVDPNDSVTKESTGKAQTDYTKFLDANSLQGKRIGVEKSFLKGHVAIDAMLQQALEQLKSKGATIVEVEVMKKIREVSGNSFKILQYEFKDGVNKYLATANAKVKTLSDVIAWNKQNEATSMPFFKQEILEMSDKLGDLNSKEYKEALAKQVSGSREAIDNIMKEHNLDAITGPTYGPSWCIDLVNGDSFTGYGLSTPAAISGYPHITVPMGQVQGLPVGISFFGRAYSEPQLLGIAYAYEQVSKNRKAPQFLKTTIPS, from the coding sequence ATGAACAGACGCAATTTCTTAAGATCCGGTTCTTTGGCCGGAATCTCCTTTTCAGCTTTGGGGTTGGGCGCCTGCGCCACCTCAGTTACCAGCAATACTGCCCAGGAAAGCACCTCCGCTACGGCAGAAATTTCACCTACAGACTTTCAATTAAATGAGGCTACTATCCAGGACTTGCAGCGCAGAATGCAGTCTGGTGAGTTGACGTCAAAAGCAATTACCCAACTGTACCTGGACCGCATAAAAGCCGTGGATAAGAGCGGACCTAAAACCAACTCGGTGATTGAGGTGAACCCAGACGCCATCCAGATTGCCGAAGCCATGGACCAGGAACGCAAAGCCGGCAAAGCACGCGGACCGCTGCACGGCATTCCGGTAATGGTGAAAGACAACGTAGACACCCATGATAAAATGAGCACTTCGGCTGGAGCTTTGGCTCTAGCTGAAAATAAAGCAACCAAAGATGCTTTCATTGTAAGCCAATTGCGGGCTGCCGGAGCTGTTTTAATTGGGAAAACTAACCTGAGCGAGTGGGCCAACTTCCGGTCAACAGAGTCTTCCAGCGGCTGGAGCGGACGTGGCGGGCAAACCAAAAATGCTTACGTGTTAGACCGTACTCCTTGCGGTTCAAGCTCCGGTTCTGGAGTAGCCGTTTCTGCCAACCTGTGCGTGGTGGCTGTAGGGACTGAGACAAACGGTTCCATTGTGTGTCCATCGGCGGTAAGTGGCGTGGTAGGCTTTAAACCAACCGTTGGGCTGGTGAGCCGTTCCGGAATTATCCCGATCTCCCATACGCAGGACACCGCTGGTCCTATTGCCAGAACAGTGACCGATGCCGCTATTCTATTAGGCATGTTGGCGGGCGTAGACCCCAACGACAGTGTCACCAAAGAAAGCACCGGCAAAGCCCAGACAGACTACACCAAGTTCTTGGATGCGAACAGCCTGCAAGGTAAGCGCATTGGCGTAGAGAAATCCTTCCTGAAAGGACACGTAGCCATTGATGCCATGTTGCAACAAGCCTTGGAGCAACTGAAAAGCAAGGGCGCTACCATAGTAGAAGTGGAAGTGATGAAGAAGATCAGAGAGGTCTCTGGCAACAGCTTCAAAATTCTGCAGTACGAGTTCAAAGACGGCGTAAACAAGTACCTGGCCACTGCCAACGCGAAGGTGAAAACCTTGTCTGACGTAATTGCCTGGAACAAGCAGAACGAGGCTACTTCTATGCCTTTCTTCAAGCAGGAAATCTTGGAAATGTCTGATAAACTAGGTGATCTGAATTCAAAGGAATACAAAGAGGCCTTAGCTAAGCAAGTCTCTGGTTCACGCGAAGCCATTGACAACATCATGAAAGAGCACAACCTGGATGCAATCACAGGTCCTACTTATGGTCCGTCCTGGTGCATTGACCTGGTAAACGGTGACTCATTTACCGGTTACGGTCTTTCAACCCCTGCTGCCATTTCAGGCTATCCGCACATCACAGTTCCTATGGGACAGGTGCAAGGCTTACCGGTAGGCATTTCCTTCTTCGGCCGCGCCTATTCTGAGCCTCAACTACTGGGCATTGCGTACGCGTATGAGCAGGTTTCCAAGAACCGAAAAGCTCCGCAGTTCCTGAAAACAACCATACCTTCATAA